In a single window of the Notamacropus eugenii isolate mMacEug1 chromosome 4, mMacEug1.pri_v2, whole genome shotgun sequence genome:
- the LOC140502203 gene encoding vomeronasal type-1 receptor 3-like codes for MNFSDEVLGIVHLVQMIIGVLGNFFLVYHYPFHFNTQKRLRSINLILVQLSFANVIFLLSRGIPTVIFSWEVNIFLNDTACKILSYLQRVFRGLSLCSTCLLSSFQAIAISPNTPKWAVLKVKSPKCIILCCVFCWILNLLMDVALLVPRTDLRQNNTNTKGRDKEGFCSIHPYAMNSLKLQIWKSFYDSVFVIFMVVNSGYMVLLLYRHHQRVQHIHSTSLSPRVFPEIRATKTILLLVSTYFFFNSACSILAIYASFPGATRPYMFYVAMFLSMTFQAVSPFVLISSETWDSWECCCFLQEMKDSCATPISCQTYTEPPNQRFGK; via the coding sequence ATGAATTTTAGTGATGAAGTCCTCGGAATTGTCCATCTGGTGCAGATGATAATTGGAGTCCTGGGAAACTTTTTCCTCGTTTACCATTACCCTTTTCATTTCAACACTCAGAAGAGGCTCAGAAGCATAAACCTAATTCTTGTCCAACTGTCCTTTGCtaatgtcatttttcttctttccagggGAATCCCCACAGTAATATTTTCTTGGGAAGTCAATATTTTTCTGAATGATACTGCCTGTAAAATCCTAAGTTATCTACAGAGAGTATTCAGAGGCCTTTCCCTCTGCAGTACCTGCCTCCTTAGCAGCTTCCAAGCCATTGCCATCAGCCCCAATACACCAAAGTGGGCAGTCCTCAAAGTTAAGTCCCCCAAATGCATCATTCTCTGCTGTGTTTTCTGTTGGATTCTCAATCTATTAATGGATGTTGCTCTTCTTGTGCCTAGAACTGATCTAAGACAGAATAACACAAACACTAAAGGCAGGGACAAAGAGGGGTTTTGCTCCATCCACCCATATGCCATGAATTCTCTAAAACTTCAAATCTGGAAGTCTTTTTATGATTCTGTATTTGTGATTTTCATGGTTGTTAATAGTGGATATATGGTGCTTCTTCTGTACAGACACCACCAACGAGTCCAGCACATTCATAGTACCAGTCTCTCCCCGAGAGTCTTCCCTGAAATCAGAGCCACTAAAACCATTCTGTTGTTGGTGAGCACCTATTTCTTCTTCAACTCAGCATGCTCTATCCTTGCTATTTATGCATCTTTTCCTGGAGCAACTAGGCCCTATATGTTCTATGTTGCTATGTTTCTGTCCATGACTTTTCAAGCAGTCAGTCCTTTTGTGTTGATCAGTAGTGAGACTTGGGATTCTTGGGAATGTTGTTGCTTTCTCCAAGAAATGAAAGACTCATGTGCTACACCCATATCATGTCAAACATATACAGAACCACCAAATCAAAGATTTGGGAAGTAG
- the LOC140502204 gene encoding olfactory receptor 1f45-like, giving the protein MLNQTRVLEFLFLGLSDNPEQQQFFFRLFLGRYLIGILGNLLTILAIGFDSRLHTPMYFFLSNLSFLDLCFTSTTVPKILVNYLLGSNAISYPECLAQMYFINAFGASDSILLSAMAYDCHLAVCHPLHYGTGMTSRLCALLVTVPWVSAHLIAMIHSIFIDHLSFCRNNKIPHFFCDINTLIKLSCSDTHINEMLVLFLGGPVVLIPFICIVASYTSIVSAVWKVPSAHGKWKAFSTCGSHLSVVTLFNGTVIGVYFNPTSTHTTQKDMIATVMYTVVTPTLNPFIYSLRNNDLKGALGKLLGLKHFSKRRL; this is encoded by the coding sequence ATGTTAAATCAAACCAGGGTCTTGGAATTTCTCTTCCTGGGACTGTCAGACAATCCAGAGCAGCAACAATTTTTCTTTAGGCTCTTTCTGGGCAGGTACCTCATTGGGATACTGGGGAACCTGCTCACCATCCTGGCAATTGGCTTTGATTCCCGCCTCCATACTCCTATGTACTTCtttctctccaatttatctttcctAGATCTCTGTTTCACCTCCACCACAGTTCCCAAAATACTGGTAAATTACCTGTTAGGGAGTAATGCCATTTCCTACCCAGAATGCTTGGCTCAGATGtattttattaatgcttttgGTGCATCAGACAGCATCCTCCTCTCTGCAATGGCCTATGACTGCCACCTGGCTGTCTGTCACCCTTTACACTATGGCACAGGCATGACCTCACGCCTCTGTGCCCTGTTAGTGACAGTGCCTTGGGTTTCTGCTCACCTCATTGCAATGATTCATAGTATATTTATAGACCATCTATCCTTCTGTAGGAATAATAAAATTCCTCACTTTTTCTGTGACATAAATACCTTGATAAAACTGTCATGTTCTGACACACACATTAATGAAATGTTAGTGCTTTTTTTAGGGGGACCAGTCGTTTTAATTCCCTTCATATGCATTGTAGCCTCTTACACTTCTATTGTTTCTGCTGTGTGGAAGGTCCCATCAGCTCATGGGAAATGGAAGGCCTTTTCTACCTGTGGGTCCCATCTGTCTGTGGTCACTCTTTTTAATGGAACTGTCATTGGTGTGTATTTCAACCCCACATCCACCCATACAACCCAGAAAGACATGATAGCAACTGTGATGTATACAGTTGTTACTCCTACATTGAACCCTTTCATCTATAGCCTTCGGAACAACGACTTGAAAGGAGCCCTGGGGAAGCTTCTTGGCTTGAAACATTTCTCCAAGAGACGATTATGA